From Kryptolebias marmoratus isolate JLee-2015 linkage group LG15, ASM164957v2, whole genome shotgun sequence, a single genomic window includes:
- the LOC108234771 gene encoding transmembrane protein 138 — protein sequence MQDICILFNVIIVLLMLFNTYVFQVGLVAVLLERFRALLMLSALYLIFSIILHSWLVNLRWLYINRFVWTDGLQVLFMFQRAASVLYYYFYKRTSECLGDPRLYEDSPWLRDVFARVVQ from the exons ATGCAGGACATTTGCATCTTGTTTAACGTGATCATCGTTCTGCTGATGCTGTTCAACACCTACGTGTTTCAGGTTGGCCTGGTGGCCGTTCTGCTGGAGCGCTTTCGGGCCCTGCTAATGCTCTCCGCTCTCTACCTGATCTTCAGCATCATCCTCCACTCCTGGCTCGTG AATCTGCGCTGGCTGTACATCAACCGGTTTGTTTGGACGGACGGCCTTCAGGTGCTGTTCATGTTCCAAAGAGCTG cttctgttttgtacTACTACTTCTACAAGAGGACCTCAGAATGTCTGGGTGACCCTCGTCTCTACGAGGATTCCCCGTGGCTGCGAGACGTTTTTGCTCGGGTCGTACAGTGA